A single genomic interval of Burkholderia cepacia ATCC 25416 harbors:
- a CDS encoding molybdopterin-dependent oxidoreductase, whose amino-acid sequence METQEKKGYCTLCRSRCGTVNVVRGDTMIKVRPDDTHPTGRAMCMKGKAAPELVHHPNRVLHPMRRTRPKDAADPGWRRIGWDEALSEIAERLAHFKRENGAESVAFGVTTPSGTPMSDSIDWVERFVWSFGSPNICYATEICNWHKDSAHAFTFGCGIPAADYRNAELIVLWGNNPANTWLAQADAIAKGRRNGARLIVVDPRPTALAREADLWLRVNPGTDGALAMAIARQMIATGNVDDAFVREWTNGPLLVRADTGRFLRERDIDGDAPGNRYVLWNATLDRLELAGEETATRPSDLSMAGVRHVAVRDSAGHNMHVACTPAFDLYSAALAPFTPEHAAAITGVDAADIVEAARMLRPHQAIAYHAWSGVGMHTNATQTERAIATLYALTGAFDTCGSNREWTKQPANPVSSYAMLNPQQRAKALGLADRPLGPPSQGWVTARDVYRAILDGEPYRVRALVAFGTNMVLSQADGGVAHDALCALDFHVHCDLFETPSSRYADILLPVNTPWEREGLRLGFEIDERAVELVQLRQRMVPPRGESRADYDIVFDLAVRLGMQDTFFGGSIEAGWNHVLEPLGLDVASLRAHPEGIVRPLPQGERQYAAATPDGVRGFNTETRRVELYSENLHRHGYPPVPRYVPPQHGEDARADNRRRFPCTLTSMKNGYYCHSQHRGLPSLRRRAPYPVAELNDERAAEHGIVDGDWCLIETTNGSARFKARVVPELARDVIVAEYGWWQACDEVGQDALPVDGHDNSNFNRLVSATKLDPVSGSSPLRSVRCRIRLDPSVDPSRRSWKGLRDFVVSAMHEEASGVRTVTFRAADGGALPDYLPGQHVSLHVPSLGDGGTTRAYSLTGAAREDDRRTYSISVRHQKGRTRDGTAFEGAMSSYIHGTLKVGDPVLLGAPGGTFVVPPASRQPVVMFAGGIGITPFISYLESIRDQADRAPESRLFYANLNSTTHAFRERIETLKRRLPTLEVVNCYNQPHDETPGHDYQMLGYLSADVVDDDLIRRRARFFLCGPEPMMQAIASGLIARGVPPFDIFKEAFRSPSRPTPDPSKQYAVQFARSRRTATWTARDGSLLSFAERLGIALPSGCRVGQCESCAVKVMSGEVTHLSGHGPDEPDMCLACQAIPATDVSIDA is encoded by the coding sequence ATGGAGACGCAGGAAAAGAAAGGCTATTGCACGTTGTGCCGGTCGCGCTGCGGCACGGTCAACGTCGTGCGCGGCGACACGATGATCAAGGTCCGCCCCGACGACACGCATCCGACCGGCCGCGCGATGTGCATGAAGGGAAAGGCCGCGCCCGAACTCGTACATCACCCGAATCGGGTGTTGCATCCCATGCGGCGCACGCGCCCGAAGGATGCCGCCGACCCCGGCTGGCGGCGCATCGGCTGGGATGAAGCGCTCTCCGAGATCGCGGAACGTCTTGCTCATTTCAAACGGGAAAACGGTGCCGAGTCGGTCGCGTTTGGCGTCACCACGCCAAGCGGAACACCGATGAGCGACAGCATCGACTGGGTCGAGCGATTCGTCTGGTCATTCGGGAGCCCGAACATCTGCTATGCGACCGAGATATGCAACTGGCACAAGGACAGCGCGCATGCCTTTACGTTCGGCTGCGGCATTCCAGCCGCGGATTACCGGAATGCCGAGCTCATCGTGCTGTGGGGAAACAATCCCGCCAACACCTGGCTGGCGCAGGCCGATGCCATCGCGAAGGGCCGCCGCAACGGGGCCAGGCTGATCGTCGTCGATCCGCGGCCGACCGCACTCGCACGCGAGGCCGATCTGTGGCTGCGCGTGAACCCCGGGACGGACGGCGCGCTCGCGATGGCGATCGCACGGCAGATGATCGCGACCGGCAACGTCGACGATGCGTTCGTCCGGGAATGGACGAACGGCCCGTTGCTCGTGCGTGCCGACACCGGACGGTTTCTGCGCGAGCGCGACATCGACGGCGATGCGCCGGGCAACCGGTACGTGCTCTGGAACGCGACGCTCGACCGGCTGGAGCTGGCCGGAGAGGAAACCGCGACCCGACCTTCCGATCTGTCGATGGCCGGCGTCCGCCATGTGGCGGTCCGGGATTCGGCCGGGCACAACATGCACGTGGCATGCACACCGGCCTTCGACCTCTATTCGGCGGCGCTCGCCCCCTTTACGCCGGAACATGCGGCGGCGATCACCGGGGTCGACGCAGCCGACATCGTCGAAGCCGCCCGAATGCTGCGGCCGCATCAGGCAATCGCCTATCACGCGTGGTCGGGCGTCGGCATGCACACCAACGCCACCCAGACCGAGCGCGCGATTGCGACGCTGTATGCGTTGACGGGTGCGTTCGACACGTGCGGCTCGAATCGGGAATGGACGAAGCAGCCGGCCAACCCGGTCAGCAGCTACGCGATGCTGAACCCGCAGCAACGCGCAAAAGCGCTCGGCCTCGCGGATCGGCCGCTCGGCCCGCCGTCGCAAGGCTGGGTCACGGCGCGCGACGTCTATCGCGCCATCCTCGACGGCGAGCCCTACCGCGTCCGTGCGCTGGTCGCGTTCGGTACGAACATGGTGCTGTCCCAGGCGGATGGCGGCGTCGCGCACGACGCGCTCTGCGCGCTCGACTTTCATGTTCACTGCGATCTCTTCGAAACACCGTCGTCACGCTATGCGGACATCCTGCTGCCCGTGAACACACCGTGGGAACGGGAAGGCCTGCGTCTCGGCTTCGAGATCGACGAGCGCGCGGTCGAACTCGTGCAGCTCAGGCAGCGCATGGTGCCGCCGAGAGGAGAGAGCCGCGCGGACTACGACATCGTCTTCGACCTCGCCGTGCGACTCGGCATGCAGGACACATTCTTCGGCGGCAGCATCGAGGCGGGATGGAATCACGTGCTCGAACCGCTCGGGCTGGACGTTGCGTCGCTGCGCGCCCATCCGGAAGGCATCGTCAGGCCGTTGCCTCAAGGCGAGCGGCAGTACGCGGCGGCGACACCCGACGGCGTGCGCGGTTTCAACACGGAGACGCGGCGTGTCGAACTGTACTCCGAGAACCTGCATCGTCACGGCTACCCGCCCGTTCCGCGGTACGTACCGCCGCAGCACGGCGAAGATGCGCGGGCGGACAATCGCCGTCGCTTCCCCTGTACGTTGACCTCGATGAAGAACGGGTACTACTGCCACAGCCAGCATCGCGGCCTGCCAAGCCTGCGTCGCCGCGCGCCGTACCCGGTGGCGGAACTCAATGACGAACGGGCGGCGGAACACGGCATCGTCGACGGCGACTGGTGCCTGATCGAAACGACGAACGGCTCGGCACGCTTCAAGGCACGCGTCGTCCCGGAACTCGCCCGCGACGTGATCGTGGCCGAATACGGCTGGTGGCAAGCCTGCGACGAGGTCGGCCAGGATGCGCTCCCGGTGGACGGGCACGACAACAGCAATTTCAACCGCCTCGTCTCGGCGACGAAACTCGATCCGGTCAGCGGATCCTCGCCGCTGCGTTCCGTGCGTTGCCGCATCAGGCTCGACCCGTCGGTCGATCCGTCGCGCCGGTCGTGGAAAGGCCTGCGGGATTTTGTCGTATCCGCCATGCACGAAGAAGCGAGCGGCGTGCGAACCGTCACGTTTCGCGCCGCGGACGGCGGCGCACTGCCGGACTATCTGCCCGGCCAGCACGTGAGCTTGCATGTCCCGTCGCTCGGCGACGGCGGGACGACGCGCGCCTATTCGCTGACGGGCGCCGCCCGCGAAGACGATCGCCGCACGTACTCCATCTCGGTACGCCACCAGAAAGGCCGGACCCGCGACGGCACGGCGTTCGAAGGCGCGATGTCGTCGTACATCCACGGCACGCTCAAGGTCGGCGACCCCGTGTTGCTCGGTGCGCCCGGCGGGACGTTCGTCGTGCCGCCTGCATCGCGGCAGCCGGTCGTGATGTTCGCCGGCGGCATCGGCATCACGCCCTTCATCTCGTACCTGGAATCGATCCGGGACCAGGCGGACCGCGCGCCGGAGTCGAGACTCTTCTATGCAAACCTGAACAGCACGACCCACGCGTTCCGCGAACGCATCGAGACATTGAAGCGGCGGCTGCCGACGCTCGAGGTCGTCAACTGCTACAACCAGCCGCACGACGAAACGCCGGGACACGACTATCAGATGCTCGGCTACCTGTCGGCCGACGTGGTCGACGACGACCTGATCCGGCGGCGCGCGCGTTTTTTTCTGTGCGGCCCCGAACCGATGATGCAGGCGATTGCGTCGGGACTGATCGCGCGCGGCGTACCGCCGTTCGACATATTCAAGGAGGCGTTCAGATCGCCGTCCAGGCCGACGCCCGACCCGTCGAAGCAATACGCGGTGCAGTTCGCGCGATCGCGTCGCACGGCCACCTGGACAGCTCGCGACGGAAGCCTGCTGTCGTTCGCGGAACGTCTCGGCATCGCATTGCCGAGCGGTTGCCGGGTCGGGCAATGCGAGAGCTGCGCGGTCAAGGTCATGTCGGGCGAAGTCACGCATTTGAGCGGGCATGGACCGGACGAACCGGACATGTGCCTCGCCTGCCAGGCCATTCCGGCCACCGACGTCAGCATCGACGCATAA
- a CDS encoding ornithine cyclodeaminase family protein has translation MKFFDAVATRDALDFESLVARLRQAFIDGCHVPLRHAHTLHADGEDEGTVLIMPAWEDNGYLGIKTVNIFPGNARHGMPGLHSTYVLYDGRTGQPLAQLDGNEITSRRTAAASALAATYLARPDASRLVLMGAGRVGSLVPPAYRSQLPISVVEVWDRDRDAVARLVDGLTRLGFDASPVTNLEASIRRADVVTCATLATEPIVRGAWLAPGSHLDLIGSFTPRMREADDDCFRQAEIYVDTDEAPQKSGDLLGPLARNVIAPDRLNRTLTALCRGEAQGRTNDSQRTVFKAVGTALEDLAAAVQIVEKTN, from the coding sequence ATGAAATTTTTCGACGCCGTCGCGACACGCGACGCACTGGATTTCGAATCGCTGGTCGCACGCCTGCGACAGGCGTTCATCGACGGCTGCCACGTACCGCTTCGCCATGCGCACACACTCCATGCCGACGGCGAAGACGAAGGCACGGTGCTCATCATGCCCGCGTGGGAAGACAACGGCTACCTGGGCATCAAGACGGTCAACATCTTCCCGGGCAATGCGAGACACGGCATGCCCGGACTGCACTCGACCTACGTGCTCTATGACGGGCGGACAGGCCAGCCGCTTGCGCAGCTGGACGGAAACGAAATCACGTCGCGCCGCACCGCGGCTGCGTCTGCGCTGGCCGCGACCTATCTGGCCCGCCCGGATGCGTCGCGCCTCGTGCTGATGGGGGCCGGCCGGGTCGGCAGCCTGGTTCCGCCCGCCTATCGCAGCCAGTTGCCGATCTCGGTCGTCGAGGTCTGGGACAGGGATCGCGACGCGGTTGCACGACTGGTCGACGGGCTGACCCGGCTCGGTTTCGATGCCTCACCCGTCACGAACCTCGAGGCAAGCATCCGTCGCGCGGACGTCGTCACCTGCGCGACGCTTGCGACGGAACCGATTGTCCGCGGCGCGTGGCTCGCACCGGGGTCGCACCTGGACCTGATCGGCAGCTTTACGCCGCGCATGCGCGAAGCCGACGACGATTGCTTCCGGCAGGCGGAGATTTATGTCGATACGGACGAGGCACCGCAAAAATCCGGCGACCTTCTGGGTCCGCTCGCACGCAACGTCATTGCGCCCGACCGCCTGAACCGGACACTGACGGCGCTGTGCCGGGGCGAAGCACAGGGGCGGACGAACGACAGCCAGCGCACCGTGTTCAAGGCGGTCGGCACCGCACTCGAGGATCTGGCCGCGGCCGTTCAAATAGTTGAAAAGACAAACTGA
- a CDS encoding GntR family transcriptional regulator, producing the protein METGWSELAPDPLSDTPLYLQLARNLASAIHAGAWRAGEALPSERLLSVSVGVSRITARRALALLVEQGLIKRARGAGSFITPRVADPLSRLVGFTAKMKQRGFVPDSVWLSRTLRAASRDEITHLGLAPGATVARLERLRRADGIVMAVEHSTLPAAVVPDPQALGASLYEYLDARGMTVVRALQHFRAANATHAIAKWMAVKPGSALLVITRIGYGADQRAIEVSETYCRDDYYDFVAELKR; encoded by the coding sequence ATGGAAACCGGCTGGTCCGAACTGGCGCCCGATCCCCTCAGCGATACGCCGCTCTATCTGCAGCTCGCCCGCAACCTGGCGAGCGCGATCCACGCCGGCGCGTGGCGGGCCGGCGAGGCGCTGCCGTCGGAGCGGCTGCTGTCGGTGTCGGTCGGTGTATCGCGGATCACGGCCCGTCGCGCACTCGCGCTGCTGGTCGAGCAGGGGCTGATCAAGCGGGCGCGCGGGGCGGGCAGCTTCATCACGCCGCGCGTCGCCGATCCGCTGTCGCGTCTCGTCGGCTTCACCGCGAAGATGAAGCAGCGCGGCTTCGTGCCCGATTCGGTGTGGCTGTCGCGCACGCTGCGCGCCGCGAGCCGCGACGAGATCACGCATCTCGGCCTCGCCCCCGGCGCGACGGTGGCGCGGCTCGAACGGCTGCGCCGCGCGGACGGCATCGTGATGGCGGTCGAGCACTCGACGCTGCCGGCCGCGGTGGTGCCCGATCCGCAGGCGCTCGGTGCGTCGCTGTACGAATACCTCGACGCGCGCGGGATGACCGTCGTGCGCGCGCTGCAGCACTTTCGCGCGGCGAACGCGACCCACGCGATCGCGAAATGGATGGCGGTGAAGCCGGGCTCGGCGCTGCTGGTGATCACGCGGATCGGCTACGGTGCCGACCAGCGCGCGATCGAAGTGAGCGAAACGTATTGCCGCGACGATTACTACGACTTCGTCGCCGAACTGAAACGCTGA
- a CDS encoding short-chain fatty acid transporter, with protein MKELMDVQDCDTPAVDRERMLERMAAGMARWSEKWFPDAYIFAALAVVIVAVGALAAGAPVTRVGIAFGDGFWSLIPFTMQMAIVAISGYVVAVSPPASRLIDALARLPSSGRASVTFVALVSIVASLFNWAISLIFSGLLVRALARRTDLRMDYRAAGAAAYLGMGATWALGLSSSASQLQANPDSLPKALLAISGVIPFTETIFLPQSMLMAAVLTGASLLIAYLSAPNDTRAKTAAELGIHLDESHATLARPTRPGDWLEYSPLVTIAIVAIGAIWAWHEFTTKNPLIAISNLNTYNFLFLLLGMLLNWRPRRFLNAVARSVPSVAGVLIQFPLYGGIAYILTKAAAPAGLPLSDHLAHFFVAMSSHASFPAVMGVYSAVLGFFVPSGGGKWIIEAPYVIEAAKLLQVHLGWAVTVYNAAEALPNLINPFWMLPLLGVLGLRARDIVGFTFTQLAVHLPLVIFMLWALAGTLAYHPPVMP; from the coding sequence ATGAAAGAGCTGATGGACGTGCAGGACTGCGACACGCCGGCGGTCGACCGTGAACGCATGCTGGAGCGGATGGCCGCGGGCATGGCACGCTGGTCGGAAAAGTGGTTCCCGGACGCCTATATCTTCGCCGCGCTCGCCGTGGTGATCGTGGCGGTGGGCGCACTGGCAGCCGGTGCGCCGGTCACGCGGGTCGGCATTGCGTTCGGCGATGGCTTCTGGAGTCTTATCCCGTTCACGATGCAGATGGCGATCGTCGCCATCTCGGGCTATGTCGTCGCGGTGTCGCCGCCCGCATCGAGGCTGATCGATGCGCTCGCGCGCCTGCCGTCGTCCGGGCGCGCATCGGTAACGTTCGTTGCGCTCGTCAGTATCGTCGCATCGCTGTTCAACTGGGCGATCAGCCTGATCTTCAGCGGCCTTCTGGTCCGGGCGCTGGCCCGCCGCACCGATCTGCGCATGGATTACCGGGCAGCGGGCGCGGCGGCCTATCTCGGGATGGGTGCGACGTGGGCGCTGGGATTGAGTTCATCCGCCTCGCAATTGCAGGCAAATCCGGACAGCCTGCCCAAGGCGCTGCTGGCCATCTCCGGCGTCATTCCCTTCACCGAGACGATCTTTCTCCCGCAGTCGATGCTGATGGCCGCCGTGTTGACCGGCGCGTCGCTGCTGATCGCGTATCTGTCCGCGCCCAACGACACACGGGCGAAAACCGCGGCGGAGCTGGGCATCCATCTCGACGAAAGCCATGCGACGCTCGCACGTCCGACCCGCCCAGGGGACTGGCTCGAGTACAGTCCGCTCGTCACCATTGCCATCGTGGCGATCGGCGCGATCTGGGCCTGGCACGAGTTCACGACGAAGAATCCGCTGATCGCGATCTCGAATCTGAACACGTACAACTTTCTGTTCCTGCTGCTGGGCATGCTGCTGAACTGGCGGCCGAGACGATTCCTCAATGCCGTCGCGCGTTCGGTGCCGTCTGTTGCGGGTGTGCTGATCCAGTTTCCGCTGTACGGCGGGATCGCCTACATCCTGACAAAGGCGGCGGCACCCGCCGGACTGCCGCTCTCCGATCACCTCGCCCATTTCTTCGTTGCGATGTCGTCGCATGCGTCGTTTCCCGCAGTGATGGGCGTGTATTCGGCCGTGCTCGGGTTCTTCGTGCCGTCCGGCGGCGGAAAGTGGATCATCGAGGCGCCGTATGTCATCGAGGCGGCGAAACTGCTGCAGGTTCATCTGGGCTGGGCCGTGACGGTCTACAACGCTGCCGAGGCGTTGCCGAACCTGATCAACCCGTTCTGGATGCTGCCGCTACTCGGGGTGCTCGGGTTGCGTGCCCGCGACATTGTCGGTTTCACGTTCACGCAACTCGCGGTTCACCTGCCGCTCGTGATCTTCATGCTCTGGGCGCTCGCGGGCACGCTCGCCTACCATCCGCCCGTCATGCCGTAA
- a CDS encoding SIS domain-containing protein — protein MLKEARESAQVVAAQIADTTRVEALAGQLLDHPPAVALTVARGSSDHAASYFASLTMSRLGVPVASLPMSVATLQQAPLKVQDQLAIAFSQSGKSPDLVNTMAALREAGARTVAAVNVLPSPLADACEHQLPLLAGPELSVAATKSYIAMLSLSAQIVAYWQRDAALMTALRGLPDVLAQAGRLDWSQAVAALAGVERMIVIGRGLGLAIAQEAALKLKETSGIQAEAFSSAEVRHGPMELIDRDYPLLVFAPPGPEQAGLLQLAQDMRARGAAVLLAAPAGTPGATLPLAQSAHSALDPIAAILSFYVMAADLAVARGRNPDTPRHLNKVTETH, from the coding sequence ATGCTTAAGGAAGCGCGCGAGTCCGCCCAGGTCGTCGCCGCGCAGATCGCCGACACCACGCGCGTCGAAGCGCTCGCCGGCCAATTGCTCGATCACCCGCCGGCCGTCGCGCTGACGGTCGCGCGCGGCAGCTCGGATCACGCCGCGAGCTATTTCGCGAGCCTGACGATGAGCCGCCTCGGCGTGCCGGTCGCGTCGCTGCCGATGTCGGTCGCCACGCTGCAGCAGGCGCCGCTGAAGGTGCAGGACCAGCTCGCGATCGCCTTCTCCCAGTCGGGCAAGAGCCCCGATCTCGTCAACACGATGGCCGCGCTGCGCGAAGCCGGCGCGCGCACCGTCGCGGCCGTGAACGTGCTGCCGTCGCCGCTCGCCGACGCGTGCGAGCACCAGCTGCCGCTGCTCGCCGGCCCCGAATTGTCGGTCGCCGCGACGAAGAGCTATATCGCGATGCTGTCGCTGTCCGCGCAGATCGTCGCGTACTGGCAGCGCGATGCCGCGCTGATGACCGCATTGCGCGGCCTGCCCGACGTGCTCGCGCAGGCCGGCCGGCTCGACTGGTCGCAGGCCGTCGCCGCGCTGGCGGGGGTCGAGCGGATGATCGTGATCGGCCGCGGCCTGGGCCTCGCGATCGCGCAGGAAGCCGCGCTGAAGCTGAAGGAAACCTCCGGTATCCAGGCCGAGGCGTTCTCGAGCGCCGAAGTCCGTCACGGCCCGATGGAGCTGATCGACCGCGACTATCCGCTGCTCGTGTTCGCCCCGCCTGGGCCCGAGCAGGCCGGCCTGCTGCAGCTCGCGCAAGACATGCGCGCACGCGGCGCCGCGGTGCTGCTCGCGGCGCCCGCCGGCACGCCCGGCGCGACCTTGCCGCTCGCGCAGTCCGCCCATTCGGCGCTCGACCCGATCGCCGCCATTCTTTCGTTCTACGTGATGGCGGCGGATCTCGCCGTCGCGCGCGGCCGCAACCCCGACACGCCGCGCCACCTGAACAAAGTCACCGAAACGCACTGA
- a CDS encoding LysR family transcriptional regulator codes for MNTHITLRQIEYFVSVADTGQISKSANLCSVSQSSMTIALRKLEDSVGVTLLLRHAKGVRLTPAGERFLRHVQHATMSIDRAVSAAQEDPEQISGHVRIGMTETISAYLMPSLMSAISRRFGNLGVSIVENEREAIEEMLADDRLDIALLLVSNTAEVDDLKYETILRSPRRLWTHPDHPLQDARRVTLEDVARENYLLLDMDEHLRTVGKYWGSYGITPNVWMQSKSIEAVRSLVALGHGVTILSDLVYRPWSLEGNRISRRNLSVTVPTMDVGAVWRRGGATSTPCRALLDLFRSWKRTAE; via the coding sequence GTGAACACGCACATCACCCTGCGCCAGATCGAATACTTCGTCTCCGTTGCCGATACGGGGCAAATTTCGAAGTCGGCCAATCTCTGTTCGGTGTCTCAATCGTCGATGACGATCGCATTGAGGAAACTCGAGGATTCGGTCGGCGTCACGCTGCTTCTGCGTCATGCGAAAGGCGTCCGCCTGACGCCGGCCGGCGAGCGATTCCTGCGTCATGTGCAGCACGCGACGATGTCCATCGACCGCGCCGTTTCAGCCGCGCAGGAGGACCCCGAGCAGATCTCGGGGCATGTCCGTATCGGGATGACCGAAACCATCTCGGCGTATCTGATGCCGTCGCTGATGTCCGCCATTTCGCGGCGGTTCGGCAACCTGGGCGTGAGCATCGTCGAAAACGAACGCGAAGCAATCGAGGAGATGCTGGCCGACGATCGCCTCGATATTGCGCTGCTGCTGGTGTCGAACACCGCGGAAGTCGACGACCTGAAATACGAGACGATTCTTCGTTCGCCGCGCCGGTTGTGGACCCATCCGGATCATCCGCTGCAAGACGCCCGTCGCGTCACCCTCGAAGACGTCGCGCGCGAGAACTATCTGCTGCTGGACATGGACGAGCACCTGCGAACCGTCGGCAAGTACTGGGGAAGCTACGGGATCACGCCGAACGTCTGGATGCAGAGCAAGTCGATCGAGGCCGTGAGAAGCCTCGTCGCGCTCGGGCACGGGGTGACCATCCTCTCGGACCTCGTGTACCGGCCCTGGTCCCTGGAAGGCAACCGGATCAGCCGCCGCAATCTCAGCGTGACCGTGCCGACGATGGACGTCGGCGCGGTGTGGCGACGGGGCGGGGCGACGTCGACGCCATGCCGTGCGCTGCTGGATCTGTTCCGCTCGTGGAAAAGGACGGCCGAGTAG
- the nagA gene encoding N-acetylglucosamine-6-phosphate deacetylase — MLTGNILTPDGWIHGSLDSENGRITTLDGTPVDPAKNDAPYILPGFIDLHVHGGGGADVMEGGDAIETIARTHAQFGTTSLLATTMTAPRDELMKVVGNLGSVARARTPGGARVLGVHLEGPYINPGKLGAQPDAAVSAVLDEVLKYLSIAPIRVVTLAPEIAGHIEIIGEMAARGVRVQLGHSLATYDDAVAALKHGACGFTHLFNAMSPLHHRNPGLVGAALAHAEYAEIIPDLLHVHPGAIRAALRAIPRLYVVTDSTSATGMPDGEYRLGSQHVTKCLGGVRLADGTLAGSTLTMDQALRNLVSLGLPIADVSNRMSRYAADYLGIADRGRLERGAWADLAVFDRDLNLTATYVEGESIVEYA; from the coding sequence ATGCTGACTGGAAACATCCTTACCCCCGACGGCTGGATTCACGGTTCGCTCGATAGCGAGAACGGCCGCATCACGACACTCGACGGCACGCCCGTCGATCCCGCGAAGAACGACGCGCCTTACATCCTGCCCGGCTTCATCGACCTGCACGTGCACGGCGGCGGCGGCGCCGACGTGATGGAAGGCGGCGACGCGATCGAGACGATCGCCCGCACGCACGCGCAATTCGGCACGACGAGCCTGCTCGCGACGACGATGACCGCGCCGCGCGACGAACTGATGAAAGTCGTCGGCAACCTCGGCAGCGTCGCGCGTGCCCGCACGCCGGGCGGCGCGCGCGTGCTCGGCGTGCACCTCGAAGGCCCGTACATCAACCCCGGCAAGCTCGGCGCGCAGCCCGACGCGGCCGTCTCGGCCGTGCTCGACGAAGTGCTGAAGTACCTGTCGATCGCGCCGATCCGCGTCGTCACGCTCGCGCCGGAAATCGCCGGCCATATCGAGATCATCGGCGAGATGGCCGCGCGCGGCGTGCGCGTGCAGCTCGGCCATTCGCTCGCGACCTACGACGACGCGGTGGCCGCGCTCAAGCACGGCGCGTGCGGCTTCACGCACCTGTTCAACGCGATGTCGCCGCTGCATCACCGCAACCCCGGCCTGGTGGGCGCGGCGCTTGCTCATGCCGAATACGCGGAAATCATTCCCGATCTGCTGCACGTGCACCCGGGCGCGATTCGTGCGGCGCTGCGCGCGATCCCGCGCCTGTACGTCGTGACCGACAGCACGTCCGCGACGGGCATGCCCGACGGCGAATACCGGCTCGGCAGCCAGCACGTGACGAAGTGCCTCGGCGGCGTGCGTCTCGCCGACGGCACGCTCGCCGGTAGCACGCTGACGATGGACCAGGCGCTGCGCAACCTCGTGTCGCTCGGCCTGCCGATCGCCGATGTGTCGAACCGGATGTCGCGCTATGCGGCCGACTACCTCGGCATCGCCGATCGCGGCCGCCTCGAGCGCGGCGCATGGGCCGACCTCGCGGTGTTCGATCGCGACCTGAACCTCACCGCGACCTACGTCGAAGGAGAATCGATTGTCGAATATGCTTAA